One genomic region from Gemmatimonadales bacterium encodes:
- a CDS encoding serine/threonine-protein kinase has protein sequence MQSEDLTGTVVAGYHLLERVGEGGTATVYRAQHSSRGVCAVKILRSKLRADRTAVQRFLREAEYGARVAHPAVVQTFEFGEAPGGLHYLALEWAEGEILAKFVRRSGPVALPLAATIVRHVADGLAAAHAAGIIHRDLKPENIIYDPRTQRARLLDFGIARDADLAPAERLTRTGFFVGTLQYVAPEALSGELVGEGADIYSLATITYFLLTAQLPYVAKSPRELFHQLLTQPPIPLAQARRDLVFPRAVEDAVMKGLSREPARRQPTVAAFADEFAAAATQPLDVPRAGLLGSIKGLFGSRT, from the coding sequence ATGCAGTCCGAAGACCTGACCGGCACGGTCGTGGCCGGCTACCATCTGCTCGAACGAGTGGGTGAAGGGGGCACGGCGACGGTATACCGTGCTCAGCATTCGAGCCGTGGTGTCTGCGCCGTCAAGATCCTGCGGTCCAAGCTCCGCGCGGACCGCACGGCGGTTCAACGCTTCCTCCGGGAAGCCGAGTACGGCGCCCGCGTCGCTCATCCCGCCGTGGTGCAGACGTTCGAGTTCGGCGAGGCCCCGGGAGGGCTGCACTACCTGGCGCTCGAGTGGGCGGAGGGCGAGATCCTCGCCAAGTTCGTCCGGCGCTCCGGCCCGGTGGCGCTTCCCCTCGCCGCAACCATCGTGCGCCACGTGGCCGACGGCCTCGCCGCCGCGCACGCCGCGGGCATCATCCACCGCGATTTGAAGCCCGAGAACATCATCTACGATCCGCGGACGCAGCGGGCGCGGCTGCTCGATTTCGGCATCGCGCGTGACGCCGATCTGGCGCCAGCCGAGCGCCTGACCCGGACCGGCTTCTTCGTGGGCACCCTGCAGTACGTAGCGCCCGAGGCGCTCTCGGGCGAGCTGGTCGGCGAGGGCGCCGACATCTACTCGCTGGCCACGATCACGTACTTCCTCCTTACCGCGCAGCTACCCTACGTCGCGAAGTCCCCGCGCGAGCTGTTCCACCAGCTGCTGACGCAGCCGCCCATCCCGCTTGCGCAGGCCCGCCGCGACCTGGTGTTTCCCCGGGCCGTCGAGGACGCCGTCATGAAGGGCCTCAGTCGCGAGCCCGCGCGGCGGCAGCCGACCGTCGCCGCGTTCGCCGACGAGTTCGCCGCCGCCGCCACCCAGCCCCTGGACGTGCCCCGTGCCGGACTGCTCGGCTCGATCAAGGGGTTGTTCGGCTCCCGTACCTGA
- a CDS encoding helix-turn-helix domain-containing protein, whose translation MPAAAATVATVLLPDERPRVEAAGQDCYVAVHGDTLDDAIRQVRRRRVDAVFLSVHRCDDAAFPRVAQFVREFPHVPAVALISRPDLEAPHRVLGLGASGVRDVVDVSVPAGWGRLRDLLREPSSPVAARVMGAIDRDLDGVPPDCRLFFEVVVRRAPELRTVKRLSVALRVVPSSLMSRFYRTNLPSPKTYLAHARLLHAAHLFRNGGLSIADIANRLEYSSPQSFGRHLRALLNLTAGEFRRRLPFETALNRFRERLITPYRDRLLAFHPLGTRPGDHGQSPA comes from the coding sequence ATGCCAGCCGCGGCCGCTACCGTAGCTACCGTTCTCCTGCCCGATGAGCGGCCGCGCGTCGAGGCGGCGGGTCAGGACTGCTACGTGGCGGTGCACGGCGATACGCTCGACGACGCCATCAGGCAGGTGCGCAGGCGTCGGGTGGACGCCGTCTTCCTCTCCGTCCACCGGTGCGACGATGCGGCCTTCCCGCGCGTCGCGCAGTTCGTACGGGAGTTTCCCCACGTGCCGGCGGTGGCTCTCATCTCGCGGCCCGACCTGGAGGCGCCGCACCGCGTGCTCGGCCTCGGGGCTTCCGGCGTGCGGGACGTAGTGGACGTGTCGGTGCCGGCAGGGTGGGGACGGCTGCGGGACCTGCTGCGCGAGCCCAGCTCGCCGGTGGCCGCCCGGGTGATGGGGGCGATCGACCGGGACCTCGACGGCGTCCCGCCCGACTGCCGGCTGTTCTTCGAGGTGGTGGTGCGGCGCGCGCCGGAGCTGCGAACGGTGAAGCGGCTCTCCGTGGCCCTGCGCGTGGTGCCCAGCTCGCTGATGTCGCGGTTCTACCGGACCAACCTGCCCTCGCCCAAGACCTACCTCGCGCACGCCCGACTGCTGCACGCCGCGCACCTGTTCCGCAACGGCGGACTCTCCATCGCCGACATCGCCAACCGGCTCGAGTACTCGTCACCCCAGAGCTTCGGACGGCACCTGCGAGCGCTGCTCAACCTGACGGCGGGCGAGTTCCGGCGCCGCCTGCCGTTCGAGACCGCGCTGAACCGCTTCCGCGAGCGTCTCATCACCCCGTACCGGGACCGGCTGCTCGCGTTCCATCCTCTCGGAACGCGGCCCGGGGATCACGGACAGAGCCCGGCGTGA
- the dnaN gene encoding DNA polymerase III subunit beta produces MKFTITREKLQEGLLAVVSSIPAKTTLPVLSNILIEATKDGIRLSGTDLDIAVSTTVPADVDEEGALTLPAKKLSEIARELPGSPVRVTSAGEQRAQLECGKSKFRLLGLPRDEFPSFPAVRFDGAWKAPAKELHKLIGHVAFAASTEESRPILNGVLWELRKDRMRMVATNGHRLARMEVPLSGAAASQADLIVPPKALEQIRRLFAEDVEVEIGKSENHLGFRSAGTQVFTRLIEGPYPNYEQVIPRENDKFATVDKVAMAAALRRMSIVASDQTHRIRLSFGSGTLKFSVQTPDLGEAQDEMAVTYEGDALEIGFNAAYLLELLKYMPTDEVRFTLKAPERAATAEPVGWDDPASYVCLVMPLRLID; encoded by the coding sequence ATGAAGTTCACGATCACGCGGGAGAAGCTCCAGGAAGGATTGCTCGCGGTCGTCTCGAGCATCCCGGCGAAGACGACGCTGCCGGTCCTGTCGAACATCCTGATCGAGGCCACCAAGGACGGCATCCGTCTCTCGGGCACGGATCTCGACATTGCGGTGTCGACGACCGTGCCGGCTGACGTGGACGAGGAAGGTGCCCTGACACTGCCGGCGAAGAAGCTCTCGGAGATCGCGCGCGAGCTGCCGGGATCGCCAGTGCGCGTGACGTCCGCCGGCGAGCAGCGCGCCCAGCTGGAGTGCGGCAAGAGCAAGTTCCGGCTGCTCGGCCTGCCGCGCGACGAGTTCCCGTCCTTCCCGGCCGTGCGCTTCGACGGCGCCTGGAAAGCTCCCGCCAAGGAGCTGCACAAGCTGATCGGGCACGTCGCGTTCGCAGCCTCGACCGAGGAGAGTCGGCCGATCCTGAACGGTGTGCTGTGGGAGTTGCGAAAGGACCGGATGCGGATGGTGGCGACGAACGGCCACCGGCTCGCCCGCATGGAGGTGCCGCTGTCGGGTGCCGCGGCGTCTCAGGCGGATCTCATCGTTCCCCCCAAGGCCTTGGAGCAGATTCGGCGGCTGTTTGCGGAGGATGTCGAGGTCGAGATCGGCAAGAGTGAGAATCACCTCGGCTTCCGCAGCGCCGGCACCCAGGTGTTCACCCGGCTGATCGAGGGCCCGTATCCCAACTACGAGCAGGTGATCCCCCGGGAGAACGACAAGTTCGCGACGGTGGACAAGGTCGCGATGGCGGCCGCGCTGCGCCGCATGAGCATCGTGGCGAGCGACCAGACGCACCGCATCCGGCTGTCCTTCGGCAGTGGAACGCTGAAGTTCAGCGTGCAGACCCCGGATCTCGGCGAAGCGCAGGACGAGATGGCCGTCACCTACGAGGGGGACGCTCTGGAGATCGGCTTCAACGCCGCGTACCTGCTGGAGCTGCTCAAGTACATGCCGACCGACGAGGTGCGCTTCACGCTCAAGGCGCCGGAGCGCGCCGCCACGGCCGAGCCGGTGGGTTGGGACGATCCCGCCTCGTACGTCTGCCTGGTGATGCCGCTGAGACTGATCGACTAG
- a CDS encoding biosynthetic peptidoglycan transglycosylase, with protein sequence MSPTLGRLAAGAALVAGAVVAWLGFVWPPPSWWRTHWPAQTAFMTMRARQLRGDDRAPPRRYLPIAAATMSVWLPRAAMAGEDEAFYLHHGIDYRALREAMGYRRASFSWRSAADRAELWRALEQSWSRRARLRGASTITQQLAKNLYLSPSRNPLRKLKEAVIAYRLEWALDKDRILALYLNVAEFGPNVWGVEAASERYFGRGARHLSAEQAAMLIATLPHPLTSNPAYRPGRTRWRQELILLKLGGAPVTVPPEEQEDTVPAQLAPLAGDTTSRADAAGDTLRSRTDSAAVPPKTPDTTADSSKIPVLPGPPR encoded by the coding sequence ATGTCTCCGACGCTCGGCCGCCTCGCCGCCGGAGCGGCCCTGGTGGCGGGCGCCGTCGTGGCCTGGCTCGGCTTCGTCTGGCCACCGCCCTCGTGGTGGCGCACCCACTGGCCGGCTCAGACCGCGTTCATGACGATGCGCGCGCGGCAACTGCGGGGTGACGACCGCGCACCACCGCGCCGGTACCTCCCCATTGCTGCCGCGACGATGAGCGTCTGGCTACCGCGGGCCGCGATGGCGGGCGAGGACGAGGCGTTCTACCTGCACCACGGCATCGACTACCGCGCGCTCCGCGAGGCGATGGGCTATCGCCGCGCCTCGTTCTCGTGGCGCAGTGCGGCGGATCGTGCGGAGCTGTGGCGGGCGCTCGAGCAATCCTGGAGCCGCCGCGCCCGGCTGCGCGGCGCGAGCACGATCACTCAGCAGCTGGCCAAGAACCTCTACCTGTCACCTTCCCGCAACCCGCTGCGCAAGCTGAAGGAAGCGGTGATCGCCTACCGACTCGAGTGGGCGCTCGACAAGGACAGGATCCTGGCGCTGTACCTGAACGTCGCCGAGTTCGGTCCGAACGTCTGGGGCGTCGAGGCGGCGAGCGAGCGCTATTTCGGCCGGGGAGCGCGCCACCTCTCGGCCGAGCAGGCCGCGATGCTGATCGCCACCCTGCCGCACCCGCTCACGTCGAACCCGGCCTATCGGCCCGGCCGCACCCGCTGGCGACAGGAGCTCATCCTGCTCAAGCTCGGCGGCGCCCCGGTCACGGTCCCGCCGGAGGAGCAGGAGGACACGGTGCCCGCGCAACTCGCGCCGCTCGCCGGTGACACCACGTCACGGGCAGACGCCGCCGGGGATACGCTGCGGAGCAGGACGGACTCGGCCGCCGTGCCCCCCAAGACACCGGACACGACGGCCGATTCATCCAAGATCCCCGTGCTTCCGGGGCCACCCCGCTAG
- the polA gene encoding DNA polymerase I → MTDLARLYLVDGYALVYRAFFAMLSRPLTTSRGENTSVAWGITNFLLRLSEQHRPEYVAWVHDAGTSFRHERYPEYKATREKLDAELQQDFDRSLVRVEALLRAFRVPLVALDGYEADDVIATLAERGVAAGLDVVIVSGDKDFYQLVGPHVGLLNPGRGGPAAVEEQVVTAANAAERLGVPPEQTVDFLSLVGDAADNVPGVRGVGEKTAVKLLQQYGTLDAILTHAPEVESKRVREALVQDADRARLSRDLVTLRRDVPVQLELSALAAQAPDRAALLALLSELEFQSLVRSLDAAGGDKAAAGAYGVVTTVEEVDAVVQRARAAGTLALAVAGTARDPMRADLVGLSIAVAPGAATYLPFGHRPPTDILAHAEVTNLPRPDVPALRNLVALLGDPAVAKVGHDLKYGWLVLRRAGVELRGAAFDTAIASFMVDPGRRSHALDALALEHFNVRLRPFEELVGKGREARSFAEVTVREAAEYWGAAVDYALRLRERFAPTLADHGLERLFREVEVPLIGVLADMEWEGIAIDREHFARLAREMRIELGAIEHRICEEAGVTFNLNSTPQLRHVLFEKLQLPVLKKGKTGASTDAEVLEDLAASGHAVPRLLLEYREISKLLTTYLDVLPGEVNPATGRIHTSFNQNGAATGRLSSSDPNLQNIPVRSPRGEAIRRGFVPGPGHRFIVADYSQIELRLLAHLSGDQAFVDAFRAGGDIHRQTAALIFGVAPDAVTPDMRARAKTINFATIYGQGPHALARQLNIEYDDARRFIDDYFTRFAGVRAWLDGTVAEARARGYVETIFGRRRYVPELRDKNFNIRAFGERTATNSPLQGSAADLIKVAMIGVSRALRATYRAHLVLQVHDELLVEAPEAEAEPVARLVKESMEKAAALRVPLVASVGIGENWLDAKAG, encoded by the coding sequence ATGACCGACCTCGCCCGCCTGTACCTGGTCGACGGCTACGCGCTCGTCTACCGCGCCTTCTTCGCCATGCTCAGCCGGCCGCTCACCACCAGCCGGGGCGAAAACACCTCCGTGGCCTGGGGCATCACCAACTTCCTGCTGCGGCTGTCCGAGCAGCACCGGCCGGAGTACGTCGCCTGGGTCCACGACGCAGGCACGAGCTTCCGGCACGAGCGCTACCCGGAGTACAAGGCGACCCGCGAGAAGCTCGACGCCGAGCTGCAGCAGGACTTCGACCGGTCCCTCGTCCGCGTCGAGGCGTTGCTGCGCGCCTTCCGGGTCCCGCTGGTGGCGCTCGACGGCTACGAGGCCGACGACGTGATCGCGACCCTCGCCGAGCGCGGAGTGGCCGCCGGCCTCGACGTGGTGATCGTCTCCGGCGACAAGGATTTCTACCAACTGGTCGGGCCGCACGTCGGGCTCCTGAACCCGGGCCGCGGCGGACCGGCGGCGGTCGAGGAACAGGTGGTGACGGCGGCGAACGCGGCCGAGCGCCTGGGCGTTCCACCGGAGCAGACGGTGGACTTTCTCTCCCTGGTGGGCGACGCCGCCGACAACGTGCCCGGGGTCCGGGGCGTCGGCGAGAAGACGGCCGTCAAGCTCCTTCAGCAATACGGCACCCTCGACGCGATTCTGACCCACGCCCCCGAGGTGGAGTCCAAGCGGGTGCGGGAGGCGCTGGTCCAGGACGCCGACCGGGCGCGCCTGTCGCGGGATCTCGTGACGCTGCGACGCGACGTACCGGTGCAGTTGGAGCTCTCGGCCCTCGCCGCGCAGGCCCCCGATCGCGCGGCACTGCTCGCCCTGTTGTCGGAGCTGGAGTTCCAGTCGCTGGTGCGGTCGCTGGACGCAGCCGGCGGGGACAAAGCAGCCGCCGGGGCGTACGGCGTCGTCACGACGGTGGAAGAGGTCGACGCCGTTGTGCAGCGCGCGCGGGCCGCGGGGACGCTCGCGCTGGCCGTCGCCGGCACCGCGCGCGACCCGATGCGCGCCGACCTGGTCGGCCTTTCGATCGCGGTTGCGCCCGGGGCGGCCACGTATCTGCCGTTCGGGCATCGACCGCCCACCGACATCCTCGCGCACGCCGAGGTGACGAACCTGCCACGGCCGGACGTCCCTGCCCTGCGGAATCTCGTGGCGCTCCTGGGCGATCCGGCGGTGGCCAAGGTCGGCCACGACCTCAAGTACGGCTGGCTGGTGCTGCGTCGCGCCGGCGTGGAACTGCGCGGCGCCGCCTTCGACACGGCGATCGCGAGTTTCATGGTCGACCCGGGCCGGCGGTCGCACGCACTCGATGCGCTCGCGTTGGAGCACTTCAACGTCCGGCTCCGTCCGTTCGAGGAACTGGTCGGGAAGGGGCGCGAGGCGCGGAGCTTCGCCGAAGTGACGGTGCGTGAGGCCGCGGAGTACTGGGGCGCGGCCGTCGACTACGCGCTCCGGCTGCGGGAGCGCTTCGCGCCGACGCTCGCCGACCACGGCCTCGAGCGGTTGTTCCGTGAGGTGGAGGTGCCCCTCATCGGCGTCCTGGCGGACATGGAGTGGGAAGGGATCGCGATCGATCGCGAGCACTTCGCGCGGCTCGCCCGCGAGATGCGGATCGAGCTGGGGGCGATCGAGCATCGCATCTGCGAGGAGGCGGGCGTCACCTTCAACCTCAATTCGACGCCGCAGCTGCGCCACGTGTTGTTCGAGAAGCTGCAGCTGCCGGTGCTGAAGAAGGGGAAGACGGGCGCGTCCACGGACGCCGAGGTGCTCGAGGACCTCGCCGCGTCGGGTCACGCCGTGCCCCGCCTGCTGCTCGAGTACCGCGAGATCTCCAAGCTCCTCACCACGTACCTGGACGTGCTGCCGGGCGAGGTGAACCCGGCCACCGGGCGGATCCATACGTCGTTCAATCAGAACGGCGCCGCCACGGGGCGGCTGAGCTCGAGCGACCCCAACCTGCAGAACATCCCGGTGCGCTCGCCCCGGGGAGAGGCCATCCGCCGCGGGTTCGTCCCGGGCCCGGGCCATCGGTTCATCGTCGCCGACTACTCGCAGATCGAGCTGCGGCTCCTGGCGCACCTGTCCGGGGACCAGGCGTTCGTGGACGCCTTCCGCGCCGGCGGCGACATCCACCGCCAGACGGCGGCGCTGATCTTCGGCGTGGCGCCGGACGCGGTGACGCCGGACATGCGCGCACGGGCCAAGACGATCAACTTCGCCACGATCTACGGCCAGGGCCCCCATGCACTGGCGCGGCAGCTCAACATCGAGTACGACGATGCCCGGCGCTTCATTGACGACTACTTCACCCGGTTCGCGGGGGTGCGCGCCTGGCTGGACGGCACCGTGGCCGAGGCCCGCGCGCGCGGATACGTCGAGACGATCTTCGGCCGGCGCCGTTACGTGCCGGAGCTGCGGGACAAGAACTTCAACATCCGCGCCTTCGGCGAGCGGACCGCGACGAACTCGCCGCTGCAGGGCTCGGCTGCGGACCTCATCAAGGTGGCGATGATCGGGGTCAGCCGCGCGCTGCGCGCGACGTACCGGGCGCATCTGGTGTTGCAGGTCCACGACGAGCTGCTGGTGGAGGCGCCGGAGGCCGAGGCCGAGCCGGTCGCCCGCCTGGTCAAGGAATCCATGGAGAAGGCGGCAGCCCTGCGGGTGCCGCTGGTGGCGTCCGTCGGCATCGGCGAGAACTGGTTGGACGCGAAGGCCGGCTGA
- the pyrE gene encoding orotate phosphoribosyltransferase — MPDCSARSRGCSAPVPDRVTAPGPDARARLLALLRARSVLRGDFVLASGRRSPYYVDCRRTTMHADGLALVGALGLAAIRAAGWDPRLVGGLTLGADPVAYAIALASVSTATPIHAFTVRKQAKAHGARNRIEGCFEPGARVVVVEDVITTGASALEAATVVREAGGLVAGVLAVVDREEGGREVLERAGSPVRALCRLQELLATTD, encoded by the coding sequence GTGCCGGACTGCTCGGCTCGATCAAGGGGTTGTTCGGCTCCCGTACCTGATCGCGTGACCGCGCCCGGACCGGACGCACGGGCGCGCCTACTGGCTCTGCTGCGGGCCCGCTCCGTCCTTCGCGGTGATTTCGTGCTCGCCTCCGGGCGTCGCTCTCCCTACTACGTCGATTGCCGCCGCACTACGATGCACGCGGACGGACTCGCGCTCGTGGGCGCGCTCGGCCTCGCCGCGATCCGAGCGGCGGGCTGGGACCCGCGCCTGGTCGGCGGGCTGACGCTCGGCGCGGACCCGGTCGCCTATGCCATCGCCCTCGCCAGCGTCTCCACCGCGACCCCCATCCACGCCTTCACCGTGCGGAAGCAGGCCAAGGCTCACGGAGCCCGGAATCGCATCGAGGGATGCTTCGAGCCCGGTGCTCGTGTCGTGGTCGTCGAGGACGTGATCACGACCGGCGCCTCGGCGCTCGAGGCCGCGACGGTCGTCCGCGAAGCCGGAGGACTGGTGGCCGGGGTCCTCGCGGTGGTGGACCGGGAGGAAGGGGGGCGCGAGGTTCTCGAGCGCGCCGGGAGTCCGGTGCGGGCCCTCTGCCGCCTGCAGGAGCTGCTGGCCACGACGGACTGA
- a CDS encoding GWxTD domain-containing protein, which produces MAALFDPTIVYRRLGYVTGTGQIRFIGNVRLLAGPTPDTALAVIALSMQNRYLAFQRDADAFAATYRVELAFRQGTMLVQQVVRDQRVVVGTFAETQRAEESIIYQGFFPVPAGMYRLSIVVRDQNGPGVGRYEGPFSVPQLEAPAIATPIAVYRVTPRTDRAATPDLVANPRSTVDYGTDSLRFYVETYGLPAGSRLVTAALDSAEQPVWADTTAIDSTVALRPFVYAVAPSRLTLGRHELQVGIAGGGVVARATFLVAFSGQWIAANFDEMLSLLRYFTTPDSLKALARAAPDDRAAAWRKFLHDTDPNPATPENEALDRYFARLLAANEQFRDEGTPGWLTERGEVFITLGTPDQIIDPHPDYRGRGRLIEWTYDQYNLALYFVDDAGFGRLRLDPESRSEFERVVNRLRRSR; this is translated from the coding sequence GTGGCCGCCCTGTTCGATCCGACCATCGTGTACCGCCGGCTCGGGTACGTCACCGGCACGGGGCAGATTCGGTTCATCGGCAACGTACGCCTCCTCGCGGGCCCGACGCCCGACACCGCGCTCGCCGTCATCGCGCTGTCCATGCAGAACCGCTACTTGGCGTTCCAGCGAGATGCGGACGCCTTCGCCGCCACCTACCGGGTCGAGCTGGCATTCCGGCAGGGGACCATGCTCGTCCAGCAGGTGGTGCGTGACCAGCGGGTGGTGGTGGGCACGTTCGCGGAGACGCAGCGGGCGGAGGAGAGCATCATCTACCAGGGGTTCTTCCCGGTGCCGGCGGGGATGTATCGGCTCTCGATCGTGGTCCGCGACCAGAACGGCCCGGGCGTGGGACGCTACGAGGGCCCGTTCAGCGTCCCGCAGCTGGAGGCCCCGGCGATCGCCACCCCCATCGCGGTCTACCGGGTCACGCCGCGCACCGATCGCGCCGCGACGCCTGACCTCGTGGCGAATCCGCGGAGCACGGTGGACTACGGCACCGACTCGCTGCGGTTCTACGTCGAGACGTACGGCCTGCCGGCGGGGAGCCGGTTGGTGACCGCCGCGCTCGACAGCGCAGAGCAGCCGGTGTGGGCGGACACGACGGCGATCGACTCCACGGTGGCCCTGCGGCCGTTCGTGTATGCCGTGGCGCCGTCGCGGCTCACCCTGGGCCGCCACGAGCTGCAGGTCGGAATCGCGGGCGGCGGCGTCGTCGCGAGGGCCACCTTCCTCGTGGCGTTCTCCGGCCAGTGGATCGCGGCGAACTTCGACGAGATGCTGTCGCTGCTCCGGTACTTCACGACGCCGGACTCGTTGAAGGCGCTGGCGCGGGCCGCTCCGGACGACCGCGCGGCGGCGTGGCGGAAGTTCCTGCACGATACGGACCCCAACCCCGCGACGCCCGAGAACGAGGCACTGGATCGCTACTTCGCTCGGCTGCTCGCGGCCAACGAGCAGTTCCGCGACGAAGGGACGCCCGGCTGGCTCACCGAGCGCGGCGAGGTGTTCATCACGCTCGGCACGCCGGACCAGATCATCGACCCGCATCCGGATTATCGGGGACGGGGCCGGCTCATCGAGTGGACCTACGATCAGTACAACCTCGCCCTCTATTTCGTTGACGACGCCGGCTTCGGCCGACTGCGGCTCGATCCGGAGTCCCGCTCCGAATTCGAACGGGTCGTCAACCGCCTGCGCCGCTCCCGGTGA
- the dnaA gene encoding chromosomal replication initiator protein DnaA, whose amino-acid sequence MELSVKETWSRLLDQARGRLPEPTIRSWLEPVEAIGLENATLVLAAPDEFAADWNKSNYAALLSDLSTQVVGRRLEMSFRVMEERTRRPQMDFFVATPGSGPGAATKAPVWSMPLNERYTFGTFVIGKSNELAAAAAHAVAEAPGKAYNPLFIYGATGLGKTHLMQAIAHAVLERSPQTRAVYMSGEQFTNEVIEHIHGQKMPEFRRRYRNDLDLLLLDDVHFLERKESTQEEFFHTFNALYEAGKQIVLTSDRSPKELPGLEVRLVSRFDWGMVADIGQPDLEHRTAILRKKAEQDHLELTIPDDVLQFIAEHVRSSVRELEGCIIKLLLFASLKHREITIDLAREALSDKIKPAEETGSDLVGRRGGPTIDRVQEVVARRWGVTPEGLRSKARTKRLTVPRQVAMYLARDLLGMQLVEIGQAFGGRDHSTVIHSLDKVSRQLARDHNFRDRVTQARTELSAV is encoded by the coding sequence ATGGAGCTTTCAGTAAAGGAAACCTGGAGCCGCCTCCTCGACCAGGCTCGTGGTCGCCTGCCAGAGCCCACGATCCGATCCTGGCTGGAGCCGGTGGAGGCCATCGGCCTCGAGAACGCCACCTTGGTTCTCGCGGCTCCCGACGAATTCGCCGCGGATTGGAACAAGTCCAACTACGCCGCGCTGCTGTCCGACCTGTCCACTCAGGTCGTCGGCCGGCGTCTGGAGATGTCGTTCCGCGTCATGGAGGAGCGGACGCGGCGCCCCCAGATGGACTTCTTCGTCGCGACCCCGGGCTCCGGGCCCGGCGCGGCCACCAAGGCGCCCGTGTGGTCGATGCCGCTCAACGAGCGGTACACCTTCGGCACCTTCGTGATCGGCAAGTCCAACGAGCTGGCCGCCGCGGCGGCCCATGCCGTCGCGGAAGCGCCCGGCAAGGCGTACAACCCCCTGTTCATCTACGGCGCGACGGGGCTCGGGAAGACGCACCTCATGCAGGCCATCGCCCACGCGGTGCTGGAGCGCTCGCCGCAGACGCGCGCCGTGTACATGAGCGGCGAGCAGTTCACCAACGAGGTGATCGAGCACATCCACGGCCAGAAGATGCCGGAGTTCCGGCGCCGCTATCGCAACGACCTCGATCTCCTCCTCCTGGACGACGTGCACTTCCTCGAGCGTAAGGAGTCGACTCAGGAGGAGTTCTTCCACACCTTCAACGCCCTGTACGAGGCCGGCAAGCAGATCGTCCTCACCAGCGACCGCTCCCCGAAGGAGCTGCCGGGCCTCGAGGTGCGGCTGGTGTCCCGCTTCGACTGGGGCATGGTCGCCGACATCGGCCAGCCCGATCTCGAGCATCGCACCGCGATCCTCCGCAAGAAGGCCGAGCAGGACCATCTCGAGCTGACGATCCCGGACGACGTGCTCCAGTTCATCGCCGAGCACGTCCGGAGCTCGGTGCGGGAGCTCGAAGGCTGCATCATCAAGCTCCTGTTGTTCGCCTCGCTCAAGCACCGGGAGATCACGATCGATCTGGCCCGCGAGGCCCTCTCGGACAAGATCAAGCCCGCCGAGGAGACGGGCTCCGATCTGGTGGGCCGCCGCGGTGGGCCGACCATCGACCGCGTGCAGGAGGTCGTCGCCAGGCGATGGGGGGTCACCCCGGAGGGCCTGCGCTCCAAGGCGCGTACCAAGCGCCTGACCGTGCCGCGCCAGGTCGCGATGTACCTGGCCCGGGACCTTCTCGGCATGCAGCTGGTGGAGATCGGCCAGGCCTTCGGCGGTCGCGACCACTCCACCGTGATTCACAGTCTTGACAAGGTGTCCCGACAGCTCGCGCGCGATCACAACTTCCGGGATCGCGTCACCCAGGCGCGCACCGAGTTGTCCGCAGTCTAG